The proteins below come from a single Methyloprofundus sedimenti genomic window:
- a CDS encoding diflavin oxidoreductase — protein sequence MTIANNSQNIPFNEAQQAWLGGFFAGMHSHIIQSAGSGDNANARSICILYGSQTGNSESVAHDAAQLAKAHGLNPGILSMDEIEADTFIGLEYLLIITSTYGEGEMPDNAQMLWETISSDDSIDLTNMNYSVLALGDTSYDMFCQAGKDWDQRLEKLGAKRLYDRIDCDVDFDEAAENWIGNVIPLMADGAATITVDSNSIPATAKYGRKNPFPGKLVANRLLTSPDSSKEIRHYEISIADSGLSYEAGDALNVVPVNCPELVADIIKAIGCSGDEEEPVSGVLMPLSEALREHFEIKLPSKELLNEIAKRSGDQELNNLLATDDKDQLTKYLWGRDTLDLLLQFPAMQFSAAEFLALLKPLQHRAYSISSSGKANPETVHLTISSVRYNSFNREHKGVCSTYLADIADDNSAVRCFFSPNKVFRVPEDNDLPMIMVGPGTGVAPFRAFLQEREFRKAKGLNWLFFGDRNADKDFIYRDEIEAMQLHGVLNRLDLAFSRDQEEKIYVQDRMREKGAELFALLEQGGYFFVCGDAYRMAKDVDKALHDVIAIHGDLSEEQAAEYVNQMKKDKRYVRDVY from the coding sequence ATGACAATAGCGAACAATTCTCAAAACATACCTTTCAATGAGGCACAACAGGCCTGGCTAGGTGGTTTTTTTGCAGGAATGCACTCCCATATCATACAAAGCGCAGGCTCTGGCGATAACGCTAATGCGCGTAGTATTTGCATTTTATATGGATCACAAACCGGAAATTCTGAATCAGTGGCTCACGATGCCGCACAACTAGCTAAAGCACATGGTTTAAACCCCGGTATTTTAAGCATGGATGAAATCGAAGCTGACACTTTTATCGGTCTCGAATATCTATTGATTATCACCAGTACCTACGGTGAAGGCGAAATGCCTGATAACGCACAAATGCTATGGGAAACAATCAGCTCTGACGATAGCATTGACCTGACAAATATGAACTATTCAGTCCTTGCTTTAGGCGATACCAGTTATGACATGTTTTGCCAAGCGGGTAAAGATTGGGATCAGCGTTTAGAAAAACTGGGTGCCAAGCGCCTGTACGACCGCATTGATTGTGATGTCGATTTTGATGAAGCCGCCGAAAACTGGATTGGCAATGTTATCCCGCTAATGGCCGATGGCGCTGCGACAATAACAGTTGATAGTAACAGCATACCGGCTACAGCAAAATATGGGCGAAAAAATCCCTTCCCAGGAAAATTAGTTGCCAATCGTTTATTGACCAGTCCGGATTCATCCAAAGAAATTCGCCATTATGAAATTTCGATCGCAGACTCCGGATTAAGTTATGAAGCGGGGGATGCGTTGAACGTTGTGCCTGTAAACTGTCCTGAATTAGTCGCTGACATCATTAAAGCGATTGGCTGTAGCGGTGACGAAGAAGAGCCCGTAAGTGGCGTCTTAATGCCTCTATCGGAAGCATTACGTGAACATTTCGAAATCAAGTTACCAAGCAAAGAATTATTGAATGAAATTGCCAAACGTTCAGGCGATCAGGAACTGAATAATTTATTAGCCACAGATGACAAAGACCAGCTCACTAAATATCTTTGGGGGCGTGATACTTTAGATTTATTATTACAATTCCCGGCAATGCAATTCTCGGCAGCAGAATTTCTGGCGTTATTAAAACCATTACAGCATAGAGCTTACTCCATCTCGTCTAGTGGCAAAGCAAACCCTGAAACAGTGCATTTAACCATCAGTAGCGTGCGCTATAACAGCTTCAACCGTGAACATAAAGGCGTCTGCTCAACCTATCTTGCTGACATAGCGGATGATAATTCAGCCGTACGTTGTTTCTTTAGCCCGAATAAAGTGTTTCGTGTTCCTGAAGACAATGATTTACCTATGATTATGGTCGGACCGGGTACTGGAGTCGCACCTTTCCGTGCATTCTTGCAAGAGCGTGAATTTAGAAAAGCAAAAGGACTTAACTGGTTATTTTTTGGCGATCGCAATGCAGATAAAGATTTTATCTATCGAGATGAAATCGAAGCTATGCAATTACATGGCGTACTAAACAGACTAGACCTAGCCTTCTCTCGTGATCAGGAAGAAAAAATCTACGTTCAGGATCGCATGCGTGAAAAAGGAGCCGAACTATTTGCCTTACTCGAACAAGGAGGCTATTTCTTTGTCTGTGGTGATGCATACCGTATGGCCAAGGATGTTGATAAAGCATTGCATGATGTCATTGCCATTCATGGTGATCTGTCTGAAGAACAAGCGGCAGAATACGTTAATCAAATGAAAAAAGATAAACGCTATGTACGAGATGTTTATTAA
- the ltrA gene encoding group II intron reverse transcriptase/maturase: MNEHDLLIEEPRLFDQLCSTLYLGVAFKQVKKNKGKPGIDGITIADFETRLDEELSQLQEELANWTYQPSPVRRVEIAKPGGKGVRLLGIPTVRDRVVQTTLKLLLEPVFDPHFSPHSYGFRPGRSQHEAVQAAQQIVNSGKPYVVDIDLSKFFDRIHHDRLIARMGEKISDKRILRLVGNMLRSGVMINGIVNPSKEGAMQGGSLSPLLSNIVLDELDQELEKRGLEFCRYADDCNIFVKSQKAADRVMEKVSQFIEKKLKLKVNQEKSQVAKSDAVKFLGFTVVKGTIAIAHKALQTAMSEIEELTPRGTHQTLDTSLDEINQWYVGWSNYYSLTYYPSQLNKIEAHIRRRLRSRIVDQQKRKQHLYRKLVKRGVPRKQASKAVFSNNKRWQLSNARAVTRAYPNSWFINLKGQEIRSDRKLEHWFEVSQWIRLA; the protein is encoded by the coding sequence ATGAACGAACACGACCTATTAATAGAGGAACCCAGACTTTTCGACCAGTTATGCTCAACCTTATACTTGGGCGTCGCTTTTAAACAGGTAAAGAAAAACAAAGGTAAACCCGGCATAGACGGAATAACCATTGCAGACTTTGAAACTCGTTTAGACGAAGAGCTAAGTCAGTTGCAAGAGGAACTCGCAAACTGGACTTATCAACCCTCGCCAGTCCGTCGAGTAGAAATAGCCAAGCCGGGAGGCAAAGGTGTACGACTACTCGGCATACCGACGGTACGGGATCGAGTGGTACAAACAACATTAAAGCTACTGCTGGAACCGGTCTTTGATCCGCATTTTTCACCGCACAGCTATGGATTTCGCCCAGGGCGAAGCCAGCACGAAGCGGTACAAGCGGCACAACAGATAGTGAACAGTGGCAAGCCCTACGTGGTGGATATAGATCTATCCAAGTTTTTTGATAGAATCCATCACGACAGGCTGATAGCCCGAATGGGCGAGAAAATATCCGACAAACGGATACTTCGCCTAGTCGGAAACATGTTGCGTAGCGGCGTCATGATCAATGGCATCGTCAACCCCAGCAAGGAAGGCGCAATGCAAGGGGGCTCACTCAGTCCCTTGCTGAGCAATATCGTTCTGGATGAACTGGATCAGGAATTGGAAAAACGTGGACTGGAATTTTGCAGGTACGCGGACGACTGTAATATCTTCGTAAAATCGCAAAAAGCGGCAGATCGAGTGATGGAAAAAGTCAGCCAATTCATCGAAAAGAAGCTGAAACTGAAAGTGAATCAGGAGAAAAGCCAGGTGGCTAAATCCGATGCGGTAAAGTTTTTAGGTTTTACCGTGGTTAAGGGGACAATTGCCATTGCGCATAAAGCCCTGCAAACAGCCATGAGTGAAATCGAAGAACTGACACCGCGAGGTACACATCAGACTCTGGATACATCACTGGACGAGATCAATCAATGGTATGTGGGCTGGTCAAATTACTACAGTTTGACTTACTACCCCTCACAATTGAATAAAATCGAAGCCCATATCAGGCGACGACTACGATCACGAATAGTCGATCAACAAAAGAGAAAACAGCATCTATATCGAAAACTGGTCAAACGGGGCGTACCACGAAAACAAGCATCAAAAGCCGTCTTTTCAAACAACAAACGGTGGCAACTCTCCAATGCGCGAGCAGTGACGAGGGCTTATCCGAACAGTTGGTTTATAAATCTGAAAGGGCAGGAAATACGATCCGACCGAAAGTTAGAGCATTGGTTTGAAGTTTCTCAATGGATACGTCTTGCGTGA
- a CDS encoding phage integrase N-terminal SAM-like domain-containing protein: protein MDMHNKFRPNPDLKLIEKVREVMRYHHYQYRTEQTYCDWITRYIKFHGCQKHPREIGKLEIESFLSHLAPERKVSASTQRQAFNAIVFLYIKILDLPVAEDIGHVRAKRQSRPPVVLTKYEVQQVFSWMKGDHLLMAKIFTGVDSG from the coding sequence ATGGATATGCATAATAAATTCAGGCCGAATCCCGATCTAAAACTTATCGAGAAAGTGCGTGAGGTCATGCGCTATCACCACTATCAATATCGAACCGAGCAGACTTATTGCGACTGGATTACCCGGTATATTAAATTTCATGGTTGCCAGAAGCATCCCCGAGAAATAGGGAAACTGGAGATTGAGTCTTTTTTAAGTCACCTTGCGCCAGAACGAAAGGTTTCTGCATCGACTCAGCGACAGGCATTCAATGCTATTGTGTTCCTTTATATTAAAATTCTTGATTTACCTGTGGCAGAGGATATCGGGCATGTCAGGGCGAAACGACAGAGTAGACCTCCGGTTGTTTTGACCAAGTACGAAGTTCAACAAGTTTTTTCATGGATGAAAGGAGATCATCTTTTGATGGCTAAAATTTTTACGGGTGTGGACTCCGGCTGA
- a CDS encoding IS66 family transposase, which produces MGKNQHELLRVLDKPYLPLHNNLSERDIRDYVKKRKISGSTRSDAGRKARDTFASLKKTCRKHGMSFWGYLKSRLLKLEGIPPLSEVIRAAAASV; this is translated from the coding sequence ATGGGGAAAAATCAACATGAACTCCTCCGTGTACTCGACAAACCCTACCTCCCACTTCATAACAATTTAAGCGAACGGGATATAAGGGATTACGTCAAGAAACGAAAAATCAGCGGGAGTACACGAAGTGATGCAGGGCGGAAAGCCCGTGATACTTTTGCCAGTCTCAAGAAGACCTGCCGAAAGCACGGCATGTCATTTTGGGGTTATTTAAAAAGTCGCTTACTGAAGTTAGAAGGGATTCCTCCGTTATCGGAAGTCATTCGTGCGGCCGCTGCCAGTGTATAA
- a CDS encoding IS30 family transposase codes for MNTFNHLTQEERFYIYTQLKQGVSKNQIAITLGRHKSTIGREITRNTGQCGYRYKQAERIAKQRHIDKPKNIKMTAELQQIITPLIKEKWSPDCISGRLKQQGKDSVSHETIYRYILANKAAGGDLYTYLRHQAKPYRKRYGKNDYRGTIPSRVDIDERPKVVDDKTRLGDWEADTVIGKGHKGVLVTLTERVSKLNFAISIERKESELTKEAIINALEPFKRWVHTITFDNGREFCGHEAIAKTLDCGTYFAKPYHSWQRGLNENHNGLLRQYFPKKEPLDKVTQDEVDSAITALNHRPRKGLNYRNPWEVFCQITGVDINKSQGVALIA; via the coding sequence ATGAACACGTTTAACCATCTAACCCAAGAGGAAAGATTTTACATTTATACGCAACTAAAACAAGGCGTTTCTAAGAATCAAATAGCCATCACATTGGGGCGTCATAAATCGACTATTGGACGTGAAATTACGCGTAATACAGGTCAGTGTGGTTATCGTTACAAGCAAGCTGAGAGAATAGCTAAACAACGCCATATTGATAAGCCCAAAAACATCAAGATGACGGCTGAGTTACAACAGATAATAACGCCTTTAATCAAAGAGAAATGGAGTCCTGACTGTATTTCAGGACGCTTAAAACAACAAGGTAAGGACTCCGTCAGTCATGAGACTATTTACCGTTATATTTTAGCTAACAAAGCAGCCGGTGGCGATTTGTATACTTATTTGAGGCATCAAGCCAAACCTTATCGTAAGCGATATGGAAAAAATGATTATCGCGGAACGATACCCAGCCGTGTTGATATTGATGAGCGACCAAAAGTGGTTGATGATAAAACGCGTTTAGGTGATTGGGAAGCAGATACTGTTATCGGTAAAGGACATAAAGGCGTATTGGTGACGCTGACTGAACGGGTCTCAAAGCTCAACTTCGCCATCTCAATTGAGCGTAAAGAATCTGAATTAACGAAAGAGGCGATTATCAATGCTCTTGAGCCTTTTAAACGTTGGGTTCACACGATTACCTTTGATAATGGACGTGAGTTTTGTGGGCATGAAGCCATTGCAAAAACACTCGACTGCGGCACTTATTTTGCCAAACCGTATCATTCGTGGCAACGAGGTTTAAATGAAAACCACAATGGCTTATTAAGGCAATACTTCCCTAAAAAAGAACCTTTGGATAAGGTAACTCAAGATGAGGTTGATAGTGCAATTACAGCACTTAATCATCGTCCAAGAAAAGGGTTAAATTACAGAAATCCATGGGAAGTATTTTGCCAAATAACGGGGGTTGATATAAATAAATCACAGGGTGTTGCATTAATTGCTTGA
- a CDS encoding FRG domain-containing protein, which produces MIEEVTIESIDELIRKLNELPNHFVYRGHSSAEWKLQSTLERVIGTKWSSENARKFEDHSHKAFRSKYHIYNQTEHTPKSKLSWLSVMQHYGVPTRLLDFTESPYVALYFALETYDPLSNEDFAIYALDYSSVMESSLNFIKNRDSKFSESRASIHGKQDEIFDEVVDRFAYDILWVTEPLEQNARMDRQFGTFLISGNREKTIESIINSGIYDKCKMYKFIVRYPLYQNVYTLLRKVGINARSIYGDLTGLGKAIKMELQVYTI; this is translated from the coding sequence ATGATTGAAGAGGTAACTATTGAAAGCATTGATGAGTTAATACGAAAACTCAATGAACTTCCAAATCATTTTGTTTATAGAGGTCATTCAAGTGCTGAGTGGAAATTACAGTCTACGTTAGAACGTGTTATTGGCACTAAATGGAGTTCAGAAAATGCCCGCAAATTTGAAGATCATTCACATAAAGCGTTTCGTTCAAAATACCATATTTATAACCAAACTGAGCATACACCGAAATCAAAACTTTCTTGGCTGTCTGTAATGCAACATTACGGTGTTCCAACAAGATTGCTTGATTTTACTGAAAGCCCTTATGTCGCTTTATATTTTGCTTTAGAGACGTATGATCCACTATCAAATGAAGATTTTGCAATCTATGCTTTGGATTATTCTTCGGTAATGGAAAGCTCTTTAAATTTTATCAAAAATCGAGATTCTAAATTTTCTGAATCTAGAGCCTCAATCCATGGGAAACAAGATGAAATTTTTGATGAAGTGGTTGACCGCTTTGCATACGATATTTTATGGGTCACTGAACCATTAGAGCAAAATGCACGTATGGATAGGCAATTTGGTACATTTTTAATATCAGGAAATAGAGAAAAAACTATTGAATCAATAATAAATTCTGGAATATATGATAAGTGTAAAATGTACAAATTTATTGTCAGATACCCCCTATATCAAAATGTCTATACGTTATTACGAAAGGTTGGTATTAATGCAAGATCAATTTATGGAGATCTCACTGGCTTGGGTAAAGCAATTAAAATGGAGTTACAAGTATATACAATCTGA
- a CDS encoding transposase: MNSPKPELPEINKEDRTPLVDVLLEMLAWQQKQIDELAQEILKLKGETTKPKIKPSTMDKEGAPGSDDSSSKRKKGPRRSKKGNLKIDETQIIQPDEIPEGSRFKGYQDRVIQDITFQTHNIRYRLAEYITPEGLTILGQLPEDIQGGSFGKSLIAFILYQYHHQHVTQPLLLEQIRDLGVDISSGKLSYILTEDLDDFHAEKDELLKTGLSVSKYIHTDDTGARHKGQNGYCTHIGNDFFAWFSSTESKSRINFLNCLSQGKTTLYTLNTGAIEYMAQNKLSVVILATLENISVCINTAPDGCEWLDQQGIVKPRHRKIVTEGALMGGLLDQGISSDFFNYQ; the protein is encoded by the coding sequence ATGAACTCGCCTAAACCTGAATTACCAGAGATAAACAAAGAAGATCGCACACCGCTAGTCGATGTGTTATTGGAAATGCTTGCCTGGCAACAAAAGCAGATTGATGAGTTAGCACAAGAGATACTCAAGCTTAAAGGCGAAACCACAAAGCCTAAAATCAAACCGAGTACAATGGATAAGGAGGGTGCCCCAGGAAGTGATGACTCCTCATCAAAAAGGAAAAAAGGCCCAAGGCGCAGTAAAAAAGGCAACCTCAAAATAGATGAAACCCAAATTATTCAGCCGGATGAAATCCCAGAGGGTTCACGCTTTAAAGGGTATCAGGATCGTGTTATTCAGGATATTACCTTTCAAACTCATAACATTCGTTATCGTTTAGCAGAATATATAACGCCAGAGGGTCTTACGATTTTAGGTCAGCTTCCCGAAGACATTCAGGGAGGTAGCTTTGGTAAAAGCCTTATTGCCTTTATTCTCTATCAATACCATCACCAACATGTCACACAGCCATTACTACTGGAACAAATTCGTGATTTAGGCGTCGATATTTCGAGCGGTAAGCTCAGTTATATACTAACAGAAGATCTGGACGACTTTCATGCCGAAAAAGATGAATTACTGAAGACGGGATTATCCGTTTCTAAATATATTCATACAGATGATACTGGCGCACGGCATAAAGGGCAAAATGGCTATTGCACACATATTGGCAATGATTTTTTTGCCTGGTTCAGTAGTACAGAAAGTAAAAGCAGAATCAATTTTTTAAACTGTCTATCACAAGGCAAAACAACGCTTTATACATTGAACACAGGTGCCATTGAATACATGGCACAAAATAAGCTGTCTGTTGTAATCTTGGCGACACTGGAAAATATCAGTGTCTGCATTAACACGGCACCTGACGGGTGCGAATGGCTGGATCAGCAAGGCATCGTTAAACCTCGGCACAGAAAAATAGTCACGGAAGGTGCTTTGATGGGAGGGCTGCTAGACCAAGGCATTTCCTCTGACTTTTTCAATTATCAGTGA
- a CDS encoding tyrosine-type recombinase/integrase translates to MECIRLRIQDLDFGQSLVYIRDAKGGKDRLVVLPKSVREDLQFRVENVKKIHYEDMLQGFARVYIPDALARKYPYASQEFRWQYVFPPKKLSKDPRRRSGVQSRPHVLESGLQKAVKIAVDRAGITKRATCHTLRHSFATHMLENGVNIRIVQELMGYVDVKTTEIYTHVMEKDISGVAGPLDLL, encoded by the coding sequence ATGGAATGTATCCGTCTGCGCATTCAGGATCTTGATTTTGGGCAGAGTCTGGTTTATATACGTGATGCTAAAGGCGGGAAAGACAGGCTGGTGGTATTGCCAAAATCTGTTCGGGAAGATTTACAGTTTCGGGTTGAGAACGTTAAAAAAATACATTATGAGGATATGTTGCAAGGATTTGCTCGAGTCTATATTCCTGACGCTCTTGCACGAAAATATCCATATGCCTCCCAGGAATTCCGCTGGCAGTATGTGTTTCCGCCTAAAAAATTGAGCAAAGACCCCCGCCGCCGTTCTGGTGTACAGAGCAGACCTCATGTGCTTGAGTCAGGTCTGCAGAAAGCGGTGAAAATAGCGGTTGATCGCGCGGGTATTACAAAACGTGCGACTTGCCATACATTACGCCATTCATTTGCAACGCATATGCTGGAAAATGGGGTGAATATCCGGATTGTACAGGAGCTCATGGGGTATGTGGATGTGAAAACGACTGAAATTTATACTCATGTTATGGAAAAAGATATTTCGGGTGTTGCTGGTCCGCTTGATCTGCTATAA